The nucleotide window TTATAAGACTCATAAACCCCATCTACCTTATCGGCAAATGCTTTTTTCTCTGGTCTTAAAACTGTTACGCCAGCTTTTTGCACCTCTTCCAATGCTTCATTCTCAGCCTCTTCCCAAAGAACTCTCTGATAAACCACTGATTCATCAACAGCCTCCTGCAACCATTCCCTTTGCTGATCGGTTAATTTATCCCATACGTGAGTTCCAATAATTAAGACATCAGGAAGCGCTGTATGTTCATCCAAAGAATAAAATTTACAGACCTCATAATGTTTCGAAAGGTAAAAGCTAGGTGGATTGTTCTCCGCACCATCAACAACCCCTTGTTGAAGTGCCGTATATAGTTCTCCCCAAGAAATTGGCGTTGGAGAACCTCCTAAACTACGTACCATATCAATAGCGGTAACACTTTCCATTACCCTAATCTTGAGACCAGCCAAATCTTCAGGCTTTTCTATAGGATTGCTTTTAGTGTAAAAGCTTCGGCTACCAGCGTCATAATATCCTAATCCCTTCAACCAATACTTTTCACCGTTATTCAGCAATTTTTTTCCTATCGGACCATCAACCACATGAAAAAAATGGTCCTTATTCCTGAAGAGGAACGGAAGACCAAATACTTTCATTTTAGGAGCGAAATTCTCCATAACCCCTGAAGAAACTTTGGTCATGTCTAAACTTCCAATTTGAAGTAATTCCACACATTCTCTCTCAGTCCCCAATTGCTGACTTGGATAAATTTCAATTGACATAGTACCACCCGACTTCTCTTCCAAGATTTCCCCCATTTTAATCATGGCTTTATGTACTGAATGGTTAACATCCAAACCATGGCCCAACTTTAAGGTTACGTCACCACCACCTTCTCCACAACCATACAAGAAGGGGATTAATAAGGCAAGTAAGCGATACCATTTCAATTTATTCATAATCATTAATTTCTCACCTTCTTTATAATTTCTAAGGCTTCCTTAACCTTCTTGGTCAATCCATCATAATCCTTATTGGCTAAAATGTCCTTTGAAATTAATTGCGAACCCATACCTACACAGGTTACCCCAGCATCGAACCAAGCTTTTAAATTTTCTTCTGTTGGACTAACACCACCAGTCGGCATAACACTTGTCCACGGACAAGGGCCTTTTATTCCTTTCACAAACTGCGGCCCATAAATATCACCAGGAAACAATTTTACAATTTCGCAACCAAGCTCCTCAGCCCTTGCAATCTCAGTAAGTGTTCCACAACCAGGTGACCAAAGAACTTTTCTTCGGTTACATACAATCGCAATATCTTCCCTTAAAACTGGAGTAACAATAAAGTTGGCCCCCAATTGCATGTAAAGCGAAGCTGCCGCTGCATCTGTAACTGAGCCAACCCCCATTATCATCCCAGGAAGTTCTTTTATGGCGTATTTGTTTAATTCACCAAACACCTCAAATGCAAAATCTCCCCTACTCGTAAATTCAATAAGGCGGGCGCCTCCATCATAACAAGCTTTAAGAACCTCTTTTCCTAAATCAACATCTGGATGAAAGAACAAAGGCACCATGCCATTTTCTTTCATAACAGAAGCTACTTCTAACCTTGAATACTTTGCCATAATATTTTATCTAGCTACCCTCCCGGATGCATCTCCACCCATTAATTTTTCTACCTCTGCGACGGTCACCAAGTTGGCGTCGCCTTTAATTGTATGTTTCAAACAAGAGGCAGCCACCGCAAAATCCAGTGCATTTTGATCATCCTCTGGATATTTCAACAATCC belongs to Aegicerativicinus sediminis and includes:
- a CDS encoding TRAP transporter substrate-binding protein is translated as MNKLKWYRLLALLIPFLYGCGEGGGDVTLKLGHGLDVNHSVHKAMIKMGEILEEKSGGTMSIEIYPSQQLGTERECVELLQIGSLDMTKVSSGVMENFAPKMKVFGLPFLFRNKDHFFHVVDGPIGKKLLNNGEKYWLKGLGYYDAGSRSFYTKSNPIEKPEDLAGLKIRVMESVTAIDMVRSLGGSPTPISWGELYTALQQGVVDGAENNPPSFYLSKHYEVCKFYSLDEHTALPDVLIIGTHVWDKLTDQQREWLQEAVDESVVYQRVLWEEAENEALEEVQKAGVTVLRPEKKAFADKVDGVYESYKADSEMYELIEEIQAYQ
- a CDS encoding bifunctional 4-hydroxy-2-oxoglutarate aldolase/2-dehydro-3-deoxy-phosphogluconate aldolase, which produces MAKYSRLEVASVMKENGMVPLFFHPDVDLGKEVLKACYDGGARLIEFTSRGDFAFEVFGELNKYAIKELPGMIMGVGSVTDAAAASLYMQLGANFIVTPVLREDIAIVCNRRKVLWSPGCGTLTEIARAEELGCEIVKLFPGDIYGPQFVKGIKGPCPWTSVMPTGGVSPTEENLKAWFDAGVTCVGMGSQLISKDILANKDYDGLTKKVKEALEIIKKVRN